One Micromonospora sp. WMMD812 genomic window carries:
- a CDS encoding heme o synthase: MSMITERPVSDSAGPQPVRTVADGSVTPRRDVRAIVSAYVALTKPRIVELLLVTTVPAMMLAAGGLPSLWLVAVVLVGGSLAAGAASVLNCYIDRDIDQLMRRTKRRPLPAHTVSPRSALIFGLVLAVISVALMAAFTNLLAAGLTLAAIAYYDLVYTLWLKRTTPANTFWGGACGAAPVLIGWAAVTGSLAPAAWGLFAVVFFWQMPHFYPLAMKYKDDYARAGIPMLPVVASTRRVNAEILIFAWLTVLTSLAIWPLGMSAVYGVPTLVVGSIFLVEAHRLCGRAARGEAVKPMRLFHWSTTYLTIVFAAVALDALI; this comes from the coding sequence GTGAGCATGATCACCGAGCGCCCCGTCAGCGACTCCGCCGGGCCGCAGCCCGTGCGGACGGTGGCGGACGGCTCGGTCACGCCGCGGCGGGACGTGCGGGCGATCGTGTCGGCGTACGTGGCGTTGACCAAGCCGCGGATCGTCGAGCTGTTGCTGGTCACCACGGTGCCGGCGATGATGCTCGCCGCCGGCGGGCTCCCGTCGCTGTGGCTGGTAGCCGTGGTGCTGGTCGGCGGATCGCTCGCCGCCGGGGCGGCCAGCGTGCTCAACTGCTACATCGACCGGGACATCGACCAGTTGATGCGGCGCACCAAGCGCCGGCCGCTGCCCGCGCACACCGTGTCGCCGCGCAGCGCCCTGATCTTCGGGCTGGTGCTGGCGGTGATCTCGGTCGCCCTGATGGCCGCGTTCACCAACCTGCTGGCGGCGGGGCTCACGCTGGCCGCGATCGCCTACTACGACCTGGTCTACACGCTCTGGTTGAAGCGGACCACGCCGGCGAACACGTTCTGGGGCGGCGCCTGCGGCGCCGCGCCGGTGCTGATCGGCTGGGCCGCGGTCACCGGCTCGCTCGCGCCGGCCGCGTGGGGGCTGTTCGCGGTGGTCTTCTTCTGGCAGATGCCGCACTTCTACCCGCTCGCCATGAAGTACAAGGACGACTACGCCCGGGCCGGGATCCCGATGCTGCCGGTGGTGGCGTCCACCCGCCGGGTCAACGCCGAGATCCTGATCTTCGCGTGGCTGACCGTGCTGACCTCGCTGGCGATCTGGCCGCTGGGGATGAGCGCCGTCTACGGCGTCCCGACGCTGGTCGTGGGGAGCATCTTCCTGGTCGAGGCGCACCGGCTCTGCGGCCGTGCCGCCCGCGGCGAGGCGGTCAAGCCCATGCGGCTGTTCCACTGGTCGACGACGTACCTGACCATCGTCTTCGCCGCGGTCGCGCTCGACGCCCTGATCTGA
- the tal gene encoding transaldolase: MTDRLGELSAAGVAIWLDDLSRVRLSSGGLDQLRREKHLVGVTSNPTIFAKALSDANEYNWQLRDLAVRGVDVEESVRMLTTYDVRWACDVMRPAYDASAGIDGRVSIEVDPRLAHETEKTVAEAGALWWLIDRPNLFIKIPATEAGLPAITATLAQGISVNVTLIFGLDRYSQVMDAFLDGMEQAKANGHDLSKIGSVASFFVSRVDTEVDKRLEKVGSDEAKALRGKAAVANARLAYERYGKVFSSDRWQALADAGAHPQRPLWASTSTKNPDYRDVIYVEELIAPGTVNTMPESVINAFADHGETRPDTITGSYDDARKVFTDLTAAGVDMDDVVLVLEREGVEKFEASWLELLDGVRKSLESAAQGAGTPGKAARGNAKAAQQAGGNA; encoded by the coding sequence ATGACGGATCGGCTGGGTGAGCTGAGCGCCGCGGGTGTGGCGATCTGGCTCGACGATCTTTCCCGGGTACGACTGAGCTCCGGCGGGCTGGACCAGCTCCGCCGGGAGAAGCACCTGGTCGGGGTGACCTCGAACCCGACCATCTTCGCGAAGGCGCTGAGCGACGCGAACGAGTACAACTGGCAGCTGCGTGACCTGGCCGTCCGCGGGGTGGACGTCGAGGAGTCCGTCCGCATGCTCACCACGTACGACGTGCGGTGGGCGTGTGACGTGATGCGCCCGGCGTACGACGCGAGCGCCGGCATCGACGGCCGGGTCTCCATCGAGGTGGACCCGCGGCTGGCCCACGAGACGGAGAAGACCGTCGCCGAGGCCGGCGCGCTGTGGTGGCTGATCGACCGACCGAACCTCTTCATCAAGATCCCCGCCACCGAGGCGGGCCTGCCGGCGATCACCGCCACCCTGGCCCAGGGCATCAGCGTCAACGTGACGCTGATCTTCGGCCTGGACCGCTACTCCCAGGTGATGGACGCCTTCCTCGACGGCATGGAGCAGGCGAAGGCGAACGGGCACGACCTGTCCAAGATCGGATCGGTTGCCTCCTTCTTCGTCTCCCGGGTCGACACCGAGGTCGACAAGAGGCTGGAGAAGGTCGGCTCGGACGAGGCGAAGGCGCTGCGCGGCAAGGCCGCGGTGGCCAACGCCCGGCTCGCGTACGAGCGCTACGGCAAGGTCTTCTCCTCCGACCGGTGGCAGGCGCTCGCCGACGCCGGCGCGCACCCGCAGCGGCCGCTGTGGGCCTCCACCTCGACCAAGAACCCGGACTACCGGGACGTCATCTACGTCGAGGAGCTGATCGCCCCCGGCACCGTCAACACCATGCCGGAGTCGGTCATCAACGCCTTCGCCGACCACGGCGAGACCCGCCCGGACACCATCACCGGCTCGTACGACGACGCCCGCAAGGTCTTCACCGACCTCACGGCGGCCGGTGTCGACATGGACGACGTGGTGCTCGTGCTGGAGCGCGAGGGCGTGGAGAAGTTCGAGGCCAGCTGGCTGGAGCTGCTCGACGGCGTACGCAAGTCGCTGGAGTCGGCCGCGCAGGGCGCGGGAACCCCCGGCAAGGCCGCGCGCGGCAACGCCAAGGCGGCCCAGCAGGCGGGAGGGAACGCGTGA
- the tkt gene encoding transketolase, with amino-acid sequence MAANRPESALNWSDLDRRAVDTVRVLAMDAVEKSGNGHPGTAMSLAPAAYLLFNKVMRHNPADPNWPGRDRFVLSAGHSSLTLYIQLFLSGYPLSLEDLKSLRQWGSLTPGHPEHGHTPGVETTTGPLGQGLGNAVGMAMAARRERGLFDPETEPGASVFDHDIWCIASDGDIEEGISHEASALAGHQQLGNLTVIYDDNEISIEDDTRIAKSEDVAARYEAYGWHVQTVDWRRGDADQGDYHEDVEALYRALVAARAEAGRPSFIALRTIIGWPAPNKQNTGKIHGSALGADEVAATKQILGLDPAQTFQVDEDVLTRAREVLARGEQAQQEWTGAFESWAQANPERKALYDRLAGRILPNGWTDALPEFPADAKGIATRAASGKVLEALAPVLPELWGGSADLAESNNTTMKGEPSFIPATHATKDFPGHEYGRTLHFGIREHAMGAILNGIALHGGTRPYGGTFLVFSDYMRPSVRLAALMKLPVVYVWTHDSIGLGEDGPTHQPVEHLTALRAIPGLDVVRPADANETAWAWRVALEHTDRPTAMALSRQPLPTVDRSALAGAEGVARGGYVLAEASTGKPQVILVGTGSEVQLCLTARERLEADGTPTRVVSMPCQEWFAEQDEAYRESVLPRGVKARVSVEAGIAMSWRAVVGDCGESVSLEHYGASAPHSVLFEQFGFTPDRIVAAAHAALTRVGDITGSTTGN; translated from the coding sequence GTGGCTGCCAACCGACCCGAGTCCGCACTCAACTGGTCCGACCTCGACCGCCGGGCCGTCGACACCGTCCGCGTGCTGGCCATGGACGCCGTGGAGAAATCCGGCAACGGCCACCCGGGCACCGCGATGAGCCTCGCGCCCGCGGCGTACCTGCTCTTCAACAAGGTGATGCGGCACAACCCGGCCGACCCGAACTGGCCCGGCCGGGACCGCTTCGTGCTCTCCGCCGGGCACTCCAGCCTCACGCTCTACATCCAGCTCTTCCTCTCCGGCTACCCGCTGAGCCTCGAGGACCTGAAGTCGCTGCGGCAGTGGGGCTCCCTCACCCCGGGCCACCCCGAGCACGGGCACACCCCGGGCGTGGAGACCACCACCGGCCCGCTCGGCCAGGGCCTCGGCAACGCGGTCGGCATGGCGATGGCGGCCCGCCGCGAGCGCGGCCTGTTCGACCCGGAGACCGAGCCGGGCGCCTCCGTCTTCGACCACGACATCTGGTGCATCGCCTCCGACGGCGACATCGAGGAGGGCATCAGCCACGAGGCGAGCGCGCTCGCCGGCCACCAGCAGCTCGGCAACCTCACGGTGATCTACGACGACAACGAGATCTCGATCGAGGACGACACCCGGATCGCCAAGAGCGAGGACGTGGCGGCCCGCTACGAGGCGTACGGCTGGCACGTGCAGACCGTCGACTGGCGCCGCGGCGACGCCGACCAGGGCGACTACCACGAGGACGTGGAGGCGCTGTACCGGGCGCTGGTGGCGGCCCGGGCGGAGGCCGGTCGCCCGTCCTTCATCGCGCTGCGCACCATCATCGGCTGGCCCGCGCCCAACAAGCAGAACACCGGCAAGATCCACGGCTCGGCGCTCGGCGCCGACGAGGTGGCGGCCACCAAGCAGATCCTCGGCCTCGACCCGGCGCAGACCTTCCAGGTCGACGAGGATGTGCTGACGCGCGCCCGCGAGGTGCTCGCCCGGGGTGAGCAGGCGCAGCAGGAGTGGACCGGGGCGTTCGAGAGCTGGGCGCAGGCCAACCCGGAGCGCAAGGCGCTGTACGACCGCCTGGCCGGCCGCATCCTGCCGAACGGCTGGACGGACGCGCTGCCCGAGTTCCCGGCGGACGCCAAGGGCATCGCCACCCGGGCCGCCTCGGGCAAGGTGCTGGAGGCGCTGGCGCCGGTGCTCCCCGAGCTGTGGGGCGGCTCGGCCGACCTCGCGGAGAGCAACAACACCACGATGAAGGGCGAGCCGTCGTTCATCCCGGCCACCCACGCCACCAAGGACTTCCCGGGCCACGAGTACGGCCGCACGCTGCACTTCGGCATCCGGGAGCACGCCATGGGCGCGATCCTCAACGGCATCGCCCTGCACGGCGGCACCCGCCCGTACGGCGGCACCTTCCTGGTGTTCAGCGACTACATGCGCCCCTCGGTGCGGCTCGCCGCGCTGATGAAGCTGCCGGTGGTCTACGTCTGGACGCACGACTCGATCGGTCTCGGCGAGGACGGCCCGACCCACCAGCCGGTGGAGCACTTGACCGCCCTGCGGGCCATCCCGGGCCTGGACGTGGTCCGCCCGGCCGACGCCAACGAGACCGCCTGGGCGTGGCGGGTCGCCCTGGAGCACACCGACCGGCCGACCGCGATGGCGCTCAGCCGCCAGCCGCTGCCCACCGTCGACCGGAGCGCCCTCGCCGGCGCCGAGGGCGTGGCCCGCGGGGGGTACGTGCTGGCCGAGGCGTCCACCGGCAAGCCGCAGGTCATCCTCGTCGGCACCGGCTCCGAGGTGCAGCTCTGCCTGACCGCCCGGGAGCGGCTGGAGGCGGACGGCACCCCCACCCGCGTCGTCTCGATGCCCTGCCAGGAGTGGTTCGCCGAGCAGGACGAGGCCTATCGGGAGTCGGTGCTCCCGCGCGGGGTAAAGGCACGGGTGAGCGTGGAGGCGGGCATCGCCATGTCCTGGCGCGCCGTCGTCGGCGACTGCGGCGAGAGCGTCAGCCTGGAGCACTACGGGGCGAGCGCGCCGCATTCCGTGCTGTTCGAGCAGTTCGGGTTCACCCCCGACCGGATCGTGGCCGCCGCGCACGCGGCGCTGACCCGGGTGGGCGACATCACCGGTTCTACGACCGGCAACTGA
- a CDS encoding COX15/CtaA family protein: MLARFPVSVRLLRGLALASIIANVGIVVTGGAVRLTASGLGCPTWPRCTDASYVATSEMGVHGAIEFGNRLLTFAVGIIAFATVLAVLAHRPRRRGLLPLAVAVFFGIPAQAVVGGITVLTNLNPWVVGLHFLASMAVIAAAYALWRRTTDPDGPAVPVVPAPLRALTQLTTAVGVAVLVVGTWVTGSGPHAGDAGAARNGLDPEAISQVHADGVFLLIGLSVALVFAFRAVGATRAARAAVLLLAVELGQGVVGFVQYFTHLPAVLVGAHMFGSCLVLLATLHVQWATRERQPVAPAPLATPAPEAVPAPA, translated from the coding sequence CTGCTCGCCCGGTTCCCGGTCTCCGTCAGGCTGCTGCGCGGGTTGGCGCTCGCCTCGATCATCGCGAACGTCGGCATCGTGGTCACCGGCGGGGCCGTCCGGCTGACGGCCTCCGGCCTCGGCTGCCCGACCTGGCCCCGGTGCACCGACGCGTCGTACGTGGCGACGTCGGAGATGGGCGTGCACGGGGCGATCGAGTTCGGCAACCGGCTGCTCACGTTCGCGGTCGGCATCATCGCGTTCGCCACCGTGCTGGCGGTGCTGGCGCACCGGCCCCGTCGGCGGGGGCTGCTGCCCCTGGCGGTCGCGGTCTTCTTCGGCATCCCGGCCCAGGCGGTGGTCGGCGGCATCACCGTGCTCACCAACCTCAACCCGTGGGTGGTCGGGCTGCACTTCCTGGCCTCGATGGCGGTGATCGCCGCCGCGTACGCCCTCTGGCGCCGGACGACGGACCCGGACGGGCCGGCGGTGCCCGTGGTGCCGGCGCCGCTGCGCGCCCTCACCCAGCTCACGACGGCGGTCGGCGTCGCGGTGCTGGTGGTCGGCACCTGGGTCACCGGCAGCGGCCCACACGCCGGCGACGCGGGCGCGGCCCGCAACGGCCTCGACCCGGAGGCGATCTCCCAGGTGCACGCCGACGGCGTCTTCCTGCTGATCGGCCTCTCGGTGGCGCTGGTGTTCGCGTTCCGCGCGGTCGGCGCGACGCGGGCCGCCCGGGCGGCCGTGCTGCTGCTCGCGGTCGAGCTCGGCCAGGGCGTGGTGGGCTTCGTGCAGTACTTCACGCACCTGCCCGCCGTGCTGGTCGGGGCGCACATGTTCGGCTCCTGCCTGGTCCTGCTGGCCACCCTGCACGTGCAGTGGGCCACCCGGGAGCGCCAGCCGGTCGCACCCGCTCCGCTCGCCACCCCGGCCCCCGAGGCCGTCCCCGCCCCCGCCTGA
- a CDS encoding glucose-6-phosphate dehydrogenase assembly protein OpcA codes for MIGLWDTTGNEVVKALAAERRSAGGVASGMALTLIVVVDEKRVREAEAAATIAAAAHPCRLVVVVRSDIERERNRLDAEIVVGGRLGPCEAVVTRMYGRLALHAESVVMPLLVPDVPVVTWWHGEPPAEIATDFLGVVADRRITDAAQAADPIEALRQRARDYAPGDTDLAWTRITPWRTLVAGAFDTTEAKVTEATVVAPRTDPTAALMAGWLSSRLGIEPRREHTDEFPRMREVQLLCANGDALTLTREDSVATFRRSGQEDRNLPLVRRPLGDELAEELRRLDADQVYAEALGAAAGLSGLDQHPATRVHVWKDPATARRAEAGVTAHTGTSGEG; via the coding sequence ATGATCGGCCTGTGGGACACCACCGGCAACGAGGTGGTCAAGGCGCTCGCCGCCGAGCGGCGCAGCGCGGGCGGGGTGGCCAGCGGGATGGCGCTCACCCTGATCGTGGTCGTGGACGAGAAGCGGGTACGCGAGGCGGAGGCGGCGGCGACCATCGCCGCCGCCGCCCACCCGTGCCGGCTGGTGGTGGTGGTCCGCTCGGACATCGAGCGGGAGCGCAACCGGCTGGACGCCGAGATCGTGGTGGGCGGCCGCCTCGGGCCCTGCGAGGCGGTGGTTACCCGGATGTACGGGCGGCTGGCGCTGCACGCCGAGTCGGTGGTGATGCCGCTGCTGGTGCCGGACGTGCCGGTGGTCACCTGGTGGCACGGCGAGCCGCCCGCGGAGATCGCCACCGACTTCCTCGGTGTGGTGGCCGACCGCCGGATCACCGACGCCGCGCAGGCCGCGGACCCGATCGAGGCGCTGCGGCAGCGGGCCCGCGACTACGCGCCGGGCGACACCGACCTGGCGTGGACCCGGATCACCCCGTGGCGCACGCTGGTCGCCGGGGCGTTCGACACCACCGAGGCGAAGGTCACCGAGGCCACCGTGGTGGCGCCGCGCACCGACCCGACCGCCGCCCTGATGGCCGGCTGGCTGAGCAGCCGGCTCGGCATCGAGCCGCGCCGGGAACACACCGACGAGTTCCCGCGGATGCGGGAGGTGCAGCTGCTCTGCGCCAACGGGGACGCGCTGACGCTGACCCGCGAGGACAGCGTGGCCACGTTCCGTCGGAGCGGCCAGGAGGACCGCAACCTGCCGCTGGTCCGTCGGCCGCTCGGCGACGAGCTGGCCGAGGAGCTGCGCCGGCTGGACGCCGACCAGGTATACGCGGAGGCGCTGGGCGCCGCCGCCGGCCTGTCCGGCCTGGACCAGCACCCGGCGACCCGGGTGCACGTCTGGAAGGACCCGGCCACCGCGCGACGCGCCGAGGCGGGCGTCACCGCCCACACCGGCACCAGTGGCGAGGGCTGA
- a CDS encoding RNA polymerase-binding protein RbpA, which produces MPNGNVIRGSRVGSAPERPPERYEPAPRQTVTYWCRNDHRVDILIAAEAIAPPLWDCPRCGFPAGRDAQNPPGRSRSEPYKSHLAYVKERRTDEEGAAILAEALADLRRRRGR; this is translated from the coding sequence GTGCCGAACGGCAACGTGATCCGGGGCTCCCGGGTCGGGTCCGCCCCCGAGCGCCCGCCCGAGCGTTACGAGCCCGCCCCGCGCCAGACGGTCACCTACTGGTGCCGCAACGACCACCGGGTCGACATCCTCATCGCCGCGGAGGCCATCGCGCCGCCGTTGTGGGACTGCCCGCGCTGCGGCTTCCCGGCGGGCCGGGACGCGCAGAACCCGCCGGGCCGGTCCCGCAGCGAGCCCTACAAGAGCCACCTGGCGTACGTGAAGGAGCGGCGCACGGACGAGGAGGGCGCCGCGATCCTCGCGGAGGCCCTCGCCGACCTGCGCCGCCGCCGCGGGCGCTGA
- the zwf gene encoding glucose-6-phosphate dehydrogenase has product MDDVEQAEPRTGANPLRDPQDRRLPRIPEPCALVIFGVTGDLARKKLLPAVYDLANRGLLPPGFVVLGFARRDWGDGDFETLACEAARKHARTPWRDEVWARLAGNIKFVGGSFDDDAAFDHLAETLEELRQTHGIASNAAFYFSIPPAAFPVVLKQLARTGMADNAKSGGWRRVVVEKPFGHDLPSAKALNDLVDDVFTRQDVFRIDHYLGKETVQNILALRFANNLFEPLWNSKYVDSVQITMAEDVGIGTRAAFYDSVGTARDVLQNHLLQLLALVAMEEPTSFDADEIRTEKLKVLKAITVPGDVDRDTVRGQYLPGWVGGERARGYLEEDGVPADSTTETYVAVKLGIQNRRWAGVPFYIRAGKRLPRRVTEVAIMFKKAPHLPFNSADVESLGNNQLVIRVQPDEGVVLKFGSKVPGTAMEVRDIAMDFQYGEAFTESSPEAYERLVLDVLIGDRTLFPDAAEVEQSWQVVDPLERAWAGTKPEPYRAGEWGPRAADEMLVREDRAWRRA; this is encoded by the coding sequence ATGGACGACGTGGAACAGGCGGAGCCAAGAACCGGCGCTAACCCACTGCGCGACCCGCAGGACCGGCGGCTGCCGCGGATTCCCGAGCCGTGCGCTCTGGTGATCTTCGGGGTCACCGGTGACCTGGCCCGGAAGAAGCTGCTGCCGGCGGTCTACGACCTGGCCAACCGGGGGCTGCTGCCTCCGGGCTTCGTGGTGCTCGGCTTCGCCCGCCGCGACTGGGGCGACGGTGACTTCGAGACCCTCGCCTGCGAGGCGGCCCGCAAGCACGCCCGTACGCCCTGGCGGGACGAGGTCTGGGCACGGCTGGCCGGCAACATCAAGTTCGTCGGCGGATCGTTCGACGACGACGCCGCCTTCGACCACCTGGCCGAGACGCTCGAGGAGCTGCGCCAGACCCACGGGATCGCGAGCAACGCCGCCTTCTACTTCTCCATCCCCCCGGCGGCGTTCCCGGTGGTGCTCAAGCAGCTCGCGCGCACCGGCATGGCGGACAACGCGAAGTCCGGCGGCTGGCGCCGCGTGGTGGTGGAGAAGCCGTTCGGGCACGACCTCCCGTCGGCGAAGGCGCTCAACGACCTGGTCGACGACGTCTTCACCCGGCAGGACGTGTTCCGGATCGACCACTACCTGGGCAAGGAGACGGTCCAGAACATCCTCGCGCTGCGGTTCGCCAACAACCTGTTCGAGCCGCTGTGGAACTCCAAGTACGTCGACTCGGTGCAGATCACCATGGCCGAGGACGTCGGCATCGGCACGCGGGCCGCGTTCTACGACTCGGTCGGCACCGCCCGGGACGTGCTCCAGAACCACCTGCTCCAGCTCCTCGCCCTCGTGGCCATGGAGGAGCCGACGAGCTTCGACGCCGACGAGATCCGGACCGAGAAGCTGAAGGTGCTCAAGGCCATCACGGTGCCGGGAGACGTCGACCGGGACACCGTCCGGGGCCAGTACCTGCCCGGCTGGGTCGGGGGCGAGCGCGCCCGGGGCTACCTCGAGGAGGACGGCGTCCCGGCGGACTCCACCACCGAGACGTACGTGGCGGTCAAGCTGGGCATCCAGAACCGGCGGTGGGCCGGCGTGCCGTTCTACATCCGGGCCGGCAAGCGGCTGCCCCGGCGGGTCACCGAGGTGGCCATCATGTTCAAGAAGGCGCCGCACCTGCCGTTCAACTCGGCGGACGTCGAGTCGCTCGGCAACAACCAGCTGGTCATCCGCGTGCAGCCGGACGAGGGCGTGGTCCTCAAGTTCGGCTCCAAGGTGCCGGGCACCGCCATGGAGGTGCGCGACATCGCGATGGACTTCCAGTACGGCGAGGCGTTCACCGAGTCCAGCCCGGAGGCGTACGAGCGTCTGGTGCTGGATGTGCTGATCGGGGACCGGACGCTGTTCCCGGACGCGGCCGAGGTCGAGCAGAGCTGGCAGGTGGTGGACCCGCTGGAGCGGGCCTGGGCGGGCACCAAGCCGGAGCCGTACCGGGCCGGCGAGTGGGGCCCCCGGGCCGCCGACGAGATGCTGGTCCGCGAGGACCGGGCTTGGAGACGAGCATGA
- the pgl gene encoding 6-phosphogluconolactonase, with translation MSEASVAVHADAHLLAQAVAARLVVKLLDAQADRGQASVVLTGGRIAAAVYRAVAELPARDAVDWSRVDFWWGDERFLPAGDPERNETQARAALLDSLPLDPARVHAMPASDGPAGADPEEAAARYGAELAAAARPGTASLPHFDVLMLGVGEDGHVASVFPEHPVHYESRPVSAVRGSPKPPPMRVTLTLPAINTAEEVWLVASGADKSRAVGMALAGAGPVQLPAAGVHGVSRTLWLLDRAAAADVPARLRSLR, from the coding sequence ATGAGTGAGGCGAGTGTCGCCGTCCACGCCGACGCCCACCTGCTGGCGCAGGCGGTGGCGGCCCGGTTGGTGGTGAAGCTGCTCGACGCCCAGGCCGACCGCGGCCAGGCGTCGGTGGTGCTGACCGGCGGGCGGATCGCCGCAGCCGTGTACCGGGCGGTGGCGGAGCTGCCGGCCCGGGACGCGGTCGACTGGTCCCGGGTGGACTTCTGGTGGGGCGACGAGCGGTTCCTGCCCGCCGGTGACCCGGAACGCAACGAGACCCAGGCCCGGGCGGCGCTGCTGGACTCGCTGCCGCTGGACCCGGCCCGGGTGCACGCGATGCCCGCCTCCGACGGGCCGGCCGGGGCCGACCCGGAGGAGGCGGCCGCCCGGTACGGCGCCGAGCTGGCCGCGGCGGCCCGGCCGGGCACCGCTTCGCTGCCTCACTTCGACGTGCTGATGCTCGGCGTCGGCGAGGACGGGCATGTCGCCTCGGTCTTCCCGGAGCACCCGGTGCACTACGAGAGTCGACCGGTCAGCGCGGTCCGGGGCAGCCCGAAGCCGCCGCCGATGCGCGTCACGCTCACCCTCCCGGCGATCAACACCGCCGAGGAGGTCTGGCTGGTGGCCAGCGGCGCGGACAAGTCCCGGGCGGTGGGCATGGCGCTGGCCGGGGCGGGGCCGGTGCAGCTGCCCGCGGCCGGGGTGCACGGCGTCAGCCGTACCCTCTGGCTGCTGGACCGGGCCGCGGCGGCCGACGTGCCGGCCCGGCTGCGCAGCCTGCGCTGA
- a CDS encoding glucose-6-phosphate isomerase, with the protein MSDLFSGPAESAAGLTVYGADAVDKSAPASTRDALVTAGVPGKLAAKDPGLWGPDAEAEAKIRLGWVDTHERSRELLPQLAELKAELGDLDHVVLAGMGGSSLAPEVITRTLGRPLTVLDTTDPGQVRAALGDRLERTVVVVASKSGSTVETDSHRRAYWQAFLDAGMTEAEAGRHFVIVTDPGSPLEQTAAEMGAFTVLADPNVGGRYSALTAFGLVPSALAGVEVAELLDQADAFAASLGADRDNPALALGAALGAAATLARDKVALVSDGTGIDGLGDWAEQLIAESTGKAGVGILPVVVESPQSPGAKGPDVLTVSYGGALNAGDVPGGGTDPDVAVNGPLGAQFLAWEYATAVAGVVLGIDPFNQPNVTESKENTNKILASGLPAETPSFTEGAIEVYAPAGAPGDLAGVLRWLLDGLGDDGYLAVMAYLDRFADADAARLRPVLAAAGRPVTFGWGPRFLHSTGQYHKGGPQVGSYLQITGAVADDLQVPGKPYSFGELQAAQAAGDRQALAGRDRPVLRLHLTDRSAGVAQLLDAAGELRA; encoded by the coding sequence GTGAGTGACCTTTTCAGCGGGCCGGCCGAGTCGGCCGCCGGGCTGACCGTGTACGGGGCGGACGCCGTCGACAAGTCCGCCCCGGCCTCGACCCGGGACGCGCTGGTCACCGCCGGCGTCCCGGGCAAGCTGGCCGCGAAGGACCCGGGCCTCTGGGGCCCGGACGCCGAGGCCGAGGCGAAGATCCGCCTCGGCTGGGTGGACACCCACGAGCGCAGCCGGGAACTGCTCCCCCAGCTCGCCGAGTTGAAGGCGGAGCTGGGCGACCTCGACCACGTGGTGCTCGCCGGCATGGGCGGCTCCTCGCTGGCCCCCGAGGTGATCACCCGGACCCTGGGCCGGCCGCTGACCGTGCTCGACACCACCGATCCCGGCCAGGTCCGGGCGGCGCTGGGTGACCGGCTCGAGCGCACCGTCGTGGTGGTGGCGAGCAAGTCCGGTTCGACGGTGGAGACCGACAGCCACCGCCGGGCCTACTGGCAGGCGTTCCTGGACGCCGGGATGACCGAGGCGGAGGCCGGCCGGCACTTCGTCATCGTCACCGACCCGGGTTCGCCGCTGGAGCAGACCGCCGCCGAGATGGGGGCGTTCACGGTGCTCGCCGACCCGAACGTGGGCGGCCGCTACTCGGCGCTGACCGCGTTCGGGCTGGTCCCGTCGGCCCTGGCCGGCGTCGAGGTGGCGGAGCTGCTGGACCAGGCCGACGCGTTCGCCGCGTCGCTCGGCGCCGACCGGGACAACCCGGCCCTGGCGCTGGGCGCCGCGCTCGGCGCCGCCGCCACCCTCGCCCGGGACAAGGTCGCCCTGGTCTCCGACGGCACCGGGATCGACGGCCTCGGCGACTGGGCCGAGCAGCTGATCGCGGAGTCCACCGGCAAGGCCGGGGTGGGCATCCTGCCGGTGGTCGTGGAGTCGCCGCAGAGTCCCGGCGCAAAGGGCCCGGACGTGCTGACGGTGAGCTACGGCGGCGCGCTGAACGCGGGCGACGTGCCCGGTGGCGGCACCGACCCGGACGTGGCCGTCAACGGCCCCCTCGGCGCGCAGTTCCTGGCCTGGGAGTACGCCACCGCGGTGGCCGGCGTGGTGCTCGGCATCGATCCGTTCAACCAGCCGAACGTCACCGAGTCCAAGGAGAACACCAACAAGATCCTGGCCTCGGGCCTGCCGGCGGAGACCCCGTCGTTCACCGAGGGCGCGATCGAGGTGTACGCCCCCGCGGGCGCGCCCGGTGACCTGGCCGGTGTGCTGCGCTGGCTGCTCGACGGGCTCGGCGACGACGGCTACCTCGCGGTGATGGCGTACCTGGACCGGTTCGCCGACGCGGACGCGGCCCGGCTGCGGCCGGTGCTGGCCGCCGCCGGCCGCCCGGTGACCTTCGGTTGGGGGCCCCGCTTCCTGCACTCCACCGGCCAGTACCACAAGGGCGGCCCCCAGGTCGGCAGCTACCTGCAGATCACCGGAGCGGTCGCCGATGATCTGCAGGTGCCCGGAAAGCCGTACTCCTTCGGGGAACTCCAGGCGGCGCAGGCCGCCGGCGACCGGCAGGCGCTCGCCGGGCGGGACCGCCCGGTGCTGCGGCTGCACCTGACCGACCGGTCCGCAGGCGTGGCCCAGCTGCTCGATGCGGCCGGTGAGCTGCGGGCGTGA